A region from the Planctomycetota bacterium genome encodes:
- a CDS encoding sugar phosphate isomerase/epimerase, with translation MKSAVTISLVNEARGGPFVFWDDLPGACRVARELGFDAIELFAPGPDAVEPATLRRLLDEYGLKLAAVGTGAGWVKHKLNLCLPDAEARRKAAAFIRSMIDYGGSFGAPAIIGSMQGCWGDTIDAATAHGWLAEALHDLAEHARKYGVPLVYEPLNRYETNMATTVEQGLQVISRARTDNLVLLADLFHMNIEEVDIAAALRAGGSKIGHVHFVDTNRRAAGLGHMEYAPIIAALRSIDYQGYLSAEVLSWPDATGAAMQTMVAFNKLLVAGS, from the coding sequence ATGAAATCCGCCGTCACCATCAGCCTCGTCAACGAAGCCCGCGGGGGGCCGTTTGTTTTTTGGGACGACCTGCCCGGGGCGTGTCGCGTGGCCCGCGAGTTGGGCTTCGACGCCATCGAGTTGTTCGCACCCGGTCCCGACGCGGTCGAGCCGGCGACGCTGCGCCGGTTGCTCGATGAGTATGGTTTGAAGCTGGCCGCGGTTGGCACCGGCGCCGGCTGGGTGAAGCACAAGTTGAATCTGTGCTTGCCCGACGCCGAGGCACGGCGCAAGGCCGCCGCGTTCATCCGCTCGATGATCGACTATGGCGGATCGTTCGGCGCGCCGGCGATCATCGGCTCGATGCAAGGTTGCTGGGGCGATACGATCGACGCGGCGACGGCGCACGGCTGGTTGGCCGAGGCGCTGCACGACCTGGCCGAGCATGCCCGCAAGTATGGCGTGCCGCTCGTCTACGAGCCGTTGAATCGTTACGAAACCAACATGGCCACCACGGTCGAGCAGGGGCTGCAGGTGATCAGCCGGGCGCGGACCGACAACCTGGTGTTGCTGGCCGATTTGTTCCATATGAACATCGAAGAGGTCGACATCGCGGCGGCCCTGCGCGCCGGCGGCAGCAAGATCGGCCACGTTCATTTTGTCGACACGAACCGTCGGGCAGCCGGCTTGGGGCACATGGAGTACGCCCCGATCATTGCCGCGCTGCGATCGATCGATTACCAAGGATACTTGTCGGCCGAAGTCCTCTCCTGGCCCGACGCGACCGGAGCGGCGATGCAGACGATGGTGGCGTTTAATAAGTTGCTAGTTGCTGGTTCCTAG
- a CDS encoding RbsD/FucU family protein — MLKHKLIHPQLNEILGRAGHHSKVLIADGHYPASSKRGPNAELVSLNLMPGVVTCTQVLEAILSAVAVEEINTMMYELEGPYALKSDPPVWDEYRAVIKREKLGVELRPIEKWSFYDAVATPDHVLTVQTADLQRYANVLLTIGVRMN; from the coding sequence ATGCTCAAACACAAACTCATCCATCCCCAGTTAAACGAGATTCTTGGCCGGGCCGGCCATCATTCGAAGGTGTTGATCGCCGACGGGCATTACCCGGCGTCGAGCAAGCGCGGCCCCAACGCCGAGTTGGTGAGCTTGAACCTGATGCCCGGCGTGGTGACGTGTACCCAGGTGCTCGAGGCGATCCTCTCGGCCGTGGCGGTCGAGGAGATCAATACGATGATGTACGAGCTCGAGGGGCCGTACGCCTTGAAGTCCGATCCGCCGGTCTGGGACGAGTATCGCGCGGTCATCAAGCGCGAAAAGCTTGGGGTCGAACTCAGGCCGATCGAGAAGTGGAGCTTCTACGACGCGGTGGCCACGCCGGACCATGTCCTGACGGTGCAAACCGCCGACCTGCAGCGCTATGCCAACGTGCTGCTAACGATTGGTGTGAGAATGAATTAA
- a CDS encoding TIGR03067 domain-containing protein — MHFARARWVFALILGLFVSAFAVLAAADDAKALKPGDKVTFERAGQKETGEFIEYTKPGWLRLKVINKQGKEITISVPPEKVDGQGGAKVRVERPRPDRSATDKPATPQNPDGAPAERPGRPMVGPGGRPGFGPGMRPGFGPLGRGALPPGGAPTVGAAKPTSEPFNGDAIPKAGDELAGDRLALQGAWEPLVAQVDGKIMPNADLYKFKVNFSPLEITWTLSEFRFSVDASSSPKRIKIWDAKNPIKNGRKGIYELDEGALKICLNSSIDDPWPQQFDNVEGSRFIYLICKRAGAAPAVASASSSPPPAAALRAATPAERQAINTFVERAANLLDAEKYDEFVELAIPAALVKGATADGRQQQMGFLKEVREKMAITLRALKNIDPRMNEGGTVATFDASKVTTGIPAPSIKLELIDGRWCLGK, encoded by the coding sequence ATGCACTTCGCACGCGCTCGCTGGGTGTTCGCTCTGATCCTCGGGCTGTTCGTGTCGGCTTTCGCTGTGTTGGCGGCCGCTGACGATGCCAAGGCGCTGAAGCCGGGTGACAAGGTCACCTTCGAGCGGGCTGGTCAGAAGGAGACCGGCGAGTTCATCGAATACACCAAGCCTGGTTGGCTGCGCCTGAAGGTGATTAACAAGCAGGGCAAAGAGATCACGATCAGCGTGCCGCCGGAAAAGGTTGACGGGCAAGGGGGCGCGAAGGTTCGGGTCGAACGGCCGCGGCCAGACCGATCGGCCACCGACAAGCCAGCCACTCCGCAGAACCCTGACGGCGCGCCAGCCGAACGACCTGGACGACCGATGGTCGGGCCCGGTGGGCGACCGGGCTTTGGCCCTGGCATGCGCCCTGGTTTTGGACCTTTGGGACGCGGCGCGCTGCCGCCAGGAGGCGCGCCAACCGTCGGCGCGGCTAAGCCGACCAGCGAACCCTTCAACGGCGACGCGATTCCGAAAGCGGGAGACGAGCTCGCCGGCGATCGACTGGCGCTGCAGGGGGCTTGGGAGCCGTTGGTCGCGCAGGTCGATGGCAAGATCATGCCGAACGCGGACCTGTACAAGTTCAAAGTCAATTTCAGCCCGCTCGAAATCACCTGGACGCTTAGCGAGTTTCGGTTCAGCGTCGACGCCAGCTCGAGCCCCAAGCGAATCAAGATCTGGGATGCCAAGAACCCGATCAAGAACGGGCGCAAAGGGATTTACGAGCTCGACGAAGGTGCGTTGAAGATTTGTCTGAACAGCAGCATTGATGACCCCTGGCCCCAACAGTTCGACAACGTCGAGGGGAGCCGGTTCATCTATCTGATCTGCAAGCGCGCAGGCGCAGCGCCGGCCGTGGCGTCGGCGTCATCATCGCCGCCGCCGGCCGCAGCTTTGCGCGCGGCCACGCCTGCGGAGCGCCAGGCGATCAACACCTTTGTCGAGCGCGCGGCCAACCTGCTCGACGCCGAGAAGTACGACGAATTCGTGGAACTGGCGATCCCGGCCGCGTTGGTCAAAGGGGCCACCGCCGATGGTCGTCAGCAGCAGATGGGCTTCTTGAAAGAGGTGCGAGAGAAAATGGCAATCACGCTCCGAGCGCTGAAGAACATTGACCCACGGATGAACGAAGGGGGTACGGTAGCCACGTTCGACGCCAGCAAAGTCACCACCGGTATCCCGGCCCCGTCCATCAAGCTCGAGTTGATCGACGGCCGCTGGTGTTTGGGGAAATGA
- a CDS encoding amidohydrolase family protein, producing the protein MLDSHQHFWQLSQPFNYAWLRAPELAPICRDFLPEDILPHLRVTGIARSIFVQTQHDLAENRWVLGLAERYDFVAGVVGWVDLASPACADQLAEFRAHPKFVGVRHVTQDEPDDDFIIRPDVLRGLRVLERAGVPFDLLFYVKHLKHAATVARHVPTLPLVIDHLAKPRVREHALDDWLPAFRAAAACPNVYCKLSGLVTEAAWHAWTVADLQPYVAAALALFGPERLMFGSDWPVCELSASYEEVFASMRQALAPLSAAEREQIFGGTAAKFYRLPA; encoded by the coding sequence ATGCTCGACTCCCATCAGCACTTCTGGCAACTGAGTCAGCCGTTCAATTATGCGTGGCTTCGCGCGCCGGAATTGGCGCCGATCTGTCGGGACTTTCTGCCCGAAGATATCCTGCCGCACTTAAGGGTGACCGGCATCGCGCGGAGCATCTTCGTGCAAACCCAGCACGACCTGGCCGAGAACCGCTGGGTCTTGGGACTGGCCGAGCGTTACGACTTTGTGGCCGGCGTCGTTGGCTGGGTCGATTTGGCCAGCCCAGCTTGCGCCGATCAGTTGGCCGAGTTCCGCGCGCACCCCAAGTTCGTCGGCGTGCGCCACGTCACCCAGGATGAACCGGACGACGACTTCATCATTCGCCCCGATGTGCTGCGCGGCCTGCGCGTGCTGGAGCGGGCCGGCGTGCCGTTCGATCTGCTGTTCTACGTCAAGCATTTGAAGCACGCGGCCACGGTCGCACGCCACGTCCCGACGTTGCCGCTGGTGATCGATCATCTGGCCAAGCCGCGTGTCCGCGAGCACGCGCTCGACGATTGGCTGCCGGCGTTCCGCGCGGCGGCGGCATGCCCGAATGTCTATTGCAAGCTGTCGGGGCTGGTGACCGAGGCGGCTTGGCACGCCTGGACCGTGGCCGACTTGCAGCCGTACGTCGCCGCGGCCTTGGCGCTGTTCGGACCCGAGCGGCTGATGTTTGGCAGCGACTGGCCGGTCTGCGAGTTGTCGGCCAGCTACGAAGAAGTGTTCGCCAGCATGCGACAGGCGCTGGCCCCCTTGAGCGCCGCCGAGCGCGAACAAATCTTCGGCGGCACGGCCGCGAAGTTCTATCGCTTACCGGCGTAA
- a CDS encoding alpha/beta hydrolase has protein sequence MSRAPFVWTAALLFAAPSLTLAQLPNDPSAPKIPRGGVPPLPGEILRPAMREPVTLFDVTTAGGIELWPGKAPSETGKIEPEKLSVGRPGQPPERVENVTQPTITIYAPPAEWRNGAAIIVAPGGGYRMLAWNKEGVEIAQWANSLGMVAAVLKYRVPRREGQPEAGPPLQPLQDAQRALSLLRAHASKLQIDPTKIGMIGFSAGGSLAANLSCNYAHRAYESIDDSDRSSCRPDFAALIYGGGIVDKATGKLGAQFKVDKQTPPMFFAVAGDDLSAADNSIQLYQAVRAEKLPAELHVYSRGGHGFGMRAVPGTAAATWPAACEQWLRDIAVLPAPSAASK, from the coding sequence ATGTCTCGCGCACCTTTCGTCTGGACCGCCGCGTTATTGTTCGCCGCTCCCTCGCTCACGTTGGCGCAGCTTCCGAATGATCCGAGCGCGCCCAAGATTCCGCGCGGCGGCGTTCCACCGCTGCCGGGCGAAATACTGCGGCCGGCGATGCGCGAGCCGGTGACCTTGTTTGACGTGACGACTGCCGGCGGCATCGAACTGTGGCCAGGCAAGGCACCCAGCGAGACTGGCAAGATTGAACCCGAGAAGCTTAGCGTTGGCCGACCGGGCCAGCCCCCCGAGCGCGTCGAAAACGTCACGCAGCCGACGATCACGATCTATGCTCCGCCGGCCGAGTGGCGCAACGGCGCGGCAATCATCGTCGCGCCCGGCGGCGGCTACCGGATGCTCGCCTGGAACAAGGAAGGGGTCGAGATCGCCCAGTGGGCCAACTCGCTGGGCATGGTGGCGGCGGTACTCAAGTATCGCGTGCCACGCCGCGAAGGACAGCCCGAGGCCGGCCCGCCGCTCCAGCCGTTGCAAGACGCGCAGCGCGCGCTCAGCTTGCTGCGCGCGCACGCCAGCAAGCTGCAAATCGACCCGACCAAGATCGGCATGATCGGCTTTTCGGCGGGGGGGAGCCTGGCCGCGAATCTGTCATGCAACTACGCCCACCGAGCTTACGAATCGATCGATGACTCGGATCGTTCGAGTTGCCGGCCCGACTTTGCCGCGTTGATCTACGGCGGCGGTATCGTCGACAAGGCCACCGGCAAGCTCGGCGCGCAATTCAAGGTCGACAAGCAGACCCCGCCGATGTTCTTTGCCGTGGCGGGTGACGATCTATCAGCCGCCGACAACAGCATTCAGTTGTACCAGGCAGTCCGGGCCGAAAAGCTGCCGGCCGAACTGCACGTCTACTCGCGGGGCGGCCACGGGTTCGGCATGCGCGCCGTGCCCGGCACCGCGGCGGCCACCTGGCCCGCGGCCTGTGAGCAATGGCTCCGCGACATCGCGGTCTTGCCGGCCCCTTCGGCCGCTTCCAAGTAA
- a CDS encoding amino acid permease, with the protein MNQPAETTARPRPQLSLWDAASIIVGIIIGSGIFQSTPTVARSVPSEAALMLVWALGGLFALAGALCYAELSTAWTAEGGDLVYLSRGYGSWAGFIFAWAQLWIIRPGSVGVLATVFANYAQELWNLGDSGMLIYALGSTLSLTVVNLFGLRRGAWTQNVLSAAKIIGLLAVVVLGLLTPAQPHDPQVSQLIARDISTNWALALIFVLFAYSGWHEMPIVAAEVRDPKHNLFRALLLGTASVAAIYLLVNYAMVHALGLEGLGKSHVPAADVAALTLGDFGRRFVAVLVCVSTLGALNGMTLTGSRLYYALGCRHARFAWLGRWDERRDAPTAALALEAILSTSVIVVMWWVYAASGEMFDKLVAFTAPIYWLFLAASISSLFVLRVREPDTPRPFRVPLYPVLPLVVCLVCAYMVYAGVDYAWANWSWESAWSLFILSVGAVLAWLDRGRAAPLEGATDR; encoded by the coding sequence GTGAACCAGCCTGCTGAAACGACGGCGCGGCCCAGGCCGCAACTCTCGTTGTGGGATGCCGCTTCGATCATCGTTGGCATCATCATCGGCTCGGGCATTTTTCAATCGACGCCGACGGTGGCCCGCAGCGTGCCGAGCGAAGCGGCGCTGATGCTCGTCTGGGCGCTCGGCGGGCTGTTCGCCCTGGCCGGGGCGCTCTGCTACGCCGAGTTGTCCACTGCCTGGACCGCCGAGGGGGGCGATCTGGTTTACCTGTCGCGCGGCTATGGCTCGTGGGCGGGTTTCATTTTTGCCTGGGCGCAATTGTGGATCATTCGGCCCGGCTCGGTCGGCGTGCTGGCCACCGTGTTCGCCAACTATGCCCAAGAGCTGTGGAACCTGGGCGACTCTGGCATGCTGATCTACGCGCTCGGCTCGACGTTGTCGCTGACCGTGGTGAATTTGTTCGGCTTGCGCCGCGGCGCGTGGACGCAGAATGTGTTGTCGGCCGCCAAGATCATCGGGCTGTTGGCCGTCGTGGTCTTGGGTTTGCTGACACCGGCGCAACCTCACGATCCCCAAGTCTCCCAGCTCATCGCGCGGGATATTTCGACCAACTGGGCGCTGGCCCTGATCTTCGTCCTGTTCGCCTATAGCGGCTGGCACGAAATGCCGATCGTGGCGGCCGAGGTTCGCGATCCCAAGCACAATCTGTTCCGCGCGCTGCTGCTGGGCACCGCGTCGGTCGCGGCGATCTATTTGCTGGTCAACTACGCAATGGTCCACGCGCTCGGGCTGGAAGGCCTGGGTAAAAGTCACGTGCCGGCCGCCGATGTCGCGGCACTGACACTCGGCGACTTTGGCCGGCGGTTCGTGGCCGTGCTGGTCTGCGTGTCGACGCTCGGCGCGTTGAACGGCATGACGTTGACCGGCTCGCGGCTGTACTACGCGCTTGGTTGCCGACACGCGCGGTTTGCCTGGCTCGGCCGGTGGGACGAGCGGCGCGACGCGCCGACCGCCGCTCTGGCGCTCGAAGCCATCCTGTCGACGAGCGTGATCGTCGTCATGTGGTGGGTCTACGCGGCCAGCGGCGAGATGTTCGACAAGCTCGTGGCCTTCACCGCGCCGATTTATTGGCTGTTTCTGGCCGCGTCGATCAGCTCGTTGTTCGTCCTCCGAGTGCGCGAGCCCGACACGCCGCGGCCGTTCCGCGTGCCGTTGTACCCTGTCTTGCCGCTGGTCGTCTGTCTGGTGTGCGCATACATGGTCTACGCTGGCGTCGACTATGCCTGGGCCAATTGGTCGTGGGAGTCGGCCTGGTCGCTGTTCATTCTGAGCGTCGGGGCCGTGCTCGCCTGGCTGGATCGTGGTCGCGCCGCGCCGCTGGAAGGAGCGACCGATCGATGA
- a CDS encoding sulfite exporter TauE/SafE family protein, with the protein MSVAQMILLALVSFVAGAINSVAGGGTLLTFPALAAALAVARQLSPADAKVAANATSTVALFPASVAALWGYRRQWPAARGWVPWLIGPSLLGGLIGALLLIELPSKVFDALVPWLILTAASLFALQPVIARAMGIGAAHDAPTRGRVLAIMGFQLLVAIYGGYFGAGIGILMLSALAMMGLPDIHVMNALKNLLGSCINGVAVVVFIMSGQIDWPIAGLMAVASMTGGYCGALMAQRTNKNLIRWIVIAIGYTLATWYLWQEFGEKRG; encoded by the coding sequence ATGAGCGTCGCGCAAATGATCTTGTTGGCACTGGTCTCGTTCGTGGCCGGCGCGATCAACTCGGTGGCTGGCGGCGGCACCCTGCTGACGTTTCCGGCCCTGGCCGCGGCGCTGGCCGTGGCTCGCCAGCTCTCGCCCGCCGATGCCAAGGTGGCGGCTAACGCGACCAGCACCGTGGCGCTGTTCCCCGCCTCGGTGGCCGCCTTGTGGGGCTATCGACGCCAGTGGCCGGCCGCGCGCGGCTGGGTTCCTTGGCTGATTGGGCCGAGCTTGCTGGGGGGCTTGATCGGCGCGCTGTTGTTGATCGAGCTGCCGTCGAAGGTGTTCGACGCGCTGGTCCCCTGGCTGATCCTGACAGCGGCGTCGCTGTTTGCGCTGCAGCCGGTGATTGCGCGAGCGATGGGCATCGGCGCGGCCCACGACGCGCCGACCCGCGGGCGGGTGCTGGCGATCATGGGGTTTCAACTCCTGGTGGCGATCTACGGCGGCTACTTCGGCGCCGGGATCGGCATTCTGATGCTCAGCGCGCTGGCGATGATGGGGCTGCCTGACATTCACGTGATGAACGCGCTGAAGAACCTGCTCGGCTCGTGCATCAACGGCGTGGCCGTCGTGGTGTTTATCATGTCGGGACAGATCGACTGGCCGATTGCTGGCCTGATGGCCGTCGCGTCGATGACCGGCGGTTATTGCGGGGCGCTGATGGCCCAGCGGACCAACAAGAACCTGATCCGTTGGATCGTGATCGCCATCGGGTACACCCTGGCCACGTGGTACCTCTGGCAGGAGTTTGGGGAGAAGAGGGGCTAG